A single genomic interval of Leptospira dzoumogneensis harbors:
- a CDS encoding class I SAM-dependent methyltransferase, giving the protein MIDIEYYYDPEYQNFLLSSKRRELTPPETVLKHFSLKDVQNIVDFGMGLGFWTETLLKSIHKEGWVWGAECNQDFLDEVLHWKNREDIQRFTPFYMEKADRPLLPEWIPVPEVIFASLVLSTFADPGQAMDGLIRSMKKGGKLIVLDWVKNEYPVGPRINDKISLDKMKFLAEQYKLEIIKTVRISENVYGLEIQSGPEFEYGYYDLREEETYSEELIRS; this is encoded by the coding sequence ATGATCGATATAGAATATTATTACGACCCAGAATATCAGAATTTTCTCCTCTCAAGTAAGAGACGTGAGCTTACTCCTCCAGAAACCGTTTTGAAACATTTTTCCCTGAAGGATGTACAGAATATCGTGGATTTCGGGATGGGCTTAGGTTTCTGGACGGAAACTCTTCTGAAATCCATCCATAAAGAGGGATGGGTTTGGGGTGCAGAATGTAACCAAGACTTCTTGGACGAAGTATTACATTGGAAAAACAGAGAAGATATCCAAAGATTTACGCCATTTTATATGGAGAAGGCGGATCGCCCCTTATTGCCGGAATGGATCCCTGTACCCGAAGTCATCTTTGCTTCTTTAGTACTTTCTACTTTTGCCGACCCTGGGCAAGCAATGGACGGACTAATTCGTTCCATGAAGAAGGGTGGCAAATTGATCGTTCTAGACTGGGTCAAAAACGAATATCCTGTCGGGCCTAGGATCAATGATAAGATCTCTTTAGATAAGATGAAGTTCTTAGCGGAACAATATAAATTAGAGATCATTAAAACCGTTCGTATCAGTGAGAACGTATACGGCTTAGAGATCCAATCCGGTCCTGAATTCGAATATGGTTATTATGATCTAAGAGAAGAAGAAACTTATTCGGAAGAATTGATCAGATCTTAA
- a CDS encoding tetratricopeptide repeat protein: MNRSIILVTGFLFVCAGLLTGIYTAVIQDTDSTNKGILEKVREGEEFLKHSNPKSSEKALDIFAELSSKDVGSDLSFRIQYDLAASLDKTGDKMRALGIFRELNQKEGLAREEKARVAYGLGNLLLLLNRDEEGKGHLEEVLRTSGDNKLRSNALSAIADYYMKKGNYDQSRKNYVLALQEDPENVKARVRWGKSLRRMGKDWSAYDVYEDYVQSDAYFDPDKVSVDKEFRSGLLEKGRELYVRKEYYSAIETLKKALDIGVSERAREQAWYYIAESYDALGKSEQAIQYLNKMLENSDGSMDQAAMFRKGTIYFRGGKYEKAAAVFQESADRNPDSPVGKKSAAWKKEALDQIEDDLRYKDGEGGGKAKPSDDDRQDDDWKY; this comes from the coding sequence ATGAACCGTTCCATCATATTAGTCACAGGATTTTTATTCGTATGCGCAGGTCTTCTTACAGGGATTTATACTGCGGTGATCCAAGACACGGATTCCACAAATAAAGGGATCCTGGAAAAAGTAAGAGAAGGGGAGGAATTCTTAAAACATTCCAATCCTAAATCCTCGGAAAAGGCTTTGGATATTTTTGCGGAATTATCTTCCAAAGATGTGGGTTCCGATCTTTCTTTCCGTATCCAATACGATCTTGCAGCCTCTCTGGACAAAACCGGAGATAAGATGAGAGCACTTGGTATCTTCAGGGAGCTGAACCAGAAAGAAGGTTTGGCTCGCGAAGAAAAGGCTCGGGTCGCCTACGGCCTTGGGAATCTTCTTCTTTTATTGAACAGAGACGAGGAAGGTAAGGGTCATTTGGAAGAAGTTCTTAGAACTTCCGGAGACAATAAACTTAGATCTAACGCGTTATCCGCAATTGCCGATTATTATATGAAAAAAGGTAATTACGATCAGTCTAGAAAGAACTACGTATTGGCCTTACAAGAAGACCCTGAAAACGTAAAAGCCAGGGTAAGATGGGGAAAATCTTTACGCAGAATGGGCAAAGACTGGTCCGCTTACGATGTATACGAGGATTACGTTCAGTCGGATGCTTACTTCGATCCGGACAAGGTTTCTGTGGATAAAGAATTCCGTTCCGGGCTTTTGGAGAAGGGTAGAGAATTATACGTACGTAAAGAATATTACTCCGCTATCGAAACCTTGAAAAAGGCATTGGACATCGGTGTCAGCGAAAGAGCAAGAGAACAAGCTTGGTATTATATCGCGGAAAGTTATGATGCTTTGGGAAAATCAGAGCAAGCCATCCAATACCTAAACAAAATGTTAGAGAATTCGGATGGAAGTATGGACCAAGCAGCTATGTTCAGAAAGGGAACCATCTATTTCAGAGGTGGAAAGTATGAGAAAGCCGCTGCGGTTTTCCAAGAATCTGCTGATAGAAATCCTGATAGTCCTGTGGGTAAAAAATCCGCTGCTTGGAAGAAGGAAGCCTTGGATCAGATTGAAGACGATCTAAGATACAAGGACGGAGAAGGCGGCGGAAAAGCAAAACCTTCCGACGACGATCGCCAAGACGACGACTGGAAATATTAA
- a CDS encoding metalloenzyme: MIFYVFIDGIGFGENDPDKNPFSKYSKGIFLPLGGKSIPENSPSRLQELTYLKTDASMGIKGLPQSATGQTSLWTGINACQVLNRHMSGFPTFTLKRIIAKYSIIRILEENGFKADLLNCYTPGFADHIKKHPRHVSASTLIQMAADKPLKDMDDLRDGKGLYMDISRDFLRKFGRDFIDKDDPVLEIQDPYKTGKDIIPAMKGHTLCIYEYFITDKVGHKMNWKGAEKCISDLENFLLGVLDAMDPEQDQLIITSDHGNLEDLTVDVHTVNPVPTILYGKYTDQMKDKIHALKDIPHAIYDCLGIRIQMSEQEFVQTSSN, encoded by the coding sequence ATGATATTTTATGTGTTTATAGACGGGATAGGCTTTGGGGAAAACGACCCGGATAAAAATCCGTTCTCCAAGTATTCAAAGGGGATCTTTCTACCCTTGGGAGGCAAATCGATCCCGGAAAATTCTCCCTCCCGCCTCCAAGAACTCACTTATCTCAAAACGGATGCGAGTATGGGGATCAAAGGACTTCCCCAAAGTGCGACCGGACAAACTTCTCTTTGGACCGGGATCAACGCCTGCCAGGTGCTGAACCGTCATATGAGTGGATTTCCTACGTTCACCTTAAAACGTATCATCGCTAAATATTCCATTATTCGTATCTTAGAGGAGAACGGATTTAAAGCCGACTTACTGAACTGTTATACTCCCGGATTTGCGGATCATATAAAAAAACATCCTAGGCATGTATCCGCTTCTACTCTCATCCAAATGGCTGCGGACAAACCTTTAAAAGATATGGATGATCTGAGAGACGGCAAAGGTCTCTATATGGACATCAGCCGAGATTTTCTCAGAAAGTTCGGAAGGGATTTTATAGATAAGGATGATCCGGTTTTAGAGATCCAAGACCCGTACAAAACCGGGAAAGATATCATTCCTGCAATGAAGGGACATACGTTATGTATCTATGAATACTTTATCACGGATAAGGTAGGTCATAAGATGAATTGGAAGGGCGCCGAAAAATGTATCTCCGACTTGGAGAACTTTTTGTTAGGAGTTTTGGATGCGATGGATCCGGAACAAGACCAACTCATTATTACTTCCGATCATGGAAACTTGGAAGACCTGACCGTGGATGTTCATACGGTAAATCCTGTGCCGACCATTCTGTATGGTAAATACACGGATCAAATGAAGGACAAAATCCACGCTTTGAAAGATATCCCGCATGCAATCTATGATTGTTTAGGGATACGGATCCAAATGTCCGAACAGGAATTCGTTCAGACTTCTTCTAATTAA
- a CDS encoding tetratricopeptide repeat protein encodes MRAFCCIIFFCASVTSSYPQEENRREWNKAAKQKVLLLHQSGKEAESLPFLEEYVKKNPNELIYKLYLARALFWRADLELPGHSEDVFSRMEKVRKIRDNYLRAASLFEENVGYLEKVSPRDPDLGKWTFLWAMSEWYAGREDRAIQLFKKSFKHDFRLNQANYNIAAIYESLGQILDSQIYYGTYLKNEKELKEEE; translated from the coding sequence ATGCGCGCCTTCTGTTGTATCATTTTTTTTTGTGCAAGTGTAACTTCTTCTTATCCCCAAGAAGAAAATAGAAGAGAATGGAATAAGGCGGCAAAACAAAAAGTTTTACTTCTCCACCAAAGCGGAAAAGAGGCGGAGAGTCTTCCCTTCTTAGAAGAATACGTCAAAAAAAATCCGAATGAGTTGATCTATAAACTCTATCTGGCTCGTGCACTTTTTTGGAGAGCGGACTTAGAATTGCCCGGTCATTCCGAAGATGTATTTTCCAGAATGGAGAAGGTCCGAAAGATCAGGGACAATTACCTCCGAGCGGCGAGTCTTTTCGAAGAGAATGTAGGCTATTTGGAAAAGGTAAGCCCAAGAGATCCCGATTTAGGAAAGTGGACCTTTTTATGGGCCATGTCTGAGTGGTATGCCGGCAGGGAAGATAGGGCCATCCAGCTATTTAAAAAGTCCTTTAAGCATGATTTTCGTTTGAACCAGGCAAATTATAATATCGCGGCCATTTATGAAAGCCTGGGACAGATACTAGATTCTCAAATTTATTACGGAACCTACTTGAAAAACGAAAAGGAACTGAAAGAAGAGGAGTAA
- the rpiB gene encoding ribose 5-phosphate isomerase B, which produces MKKIGIASDHGGFELKEFLRKELADSIEILDLGVKDETSVDYPLVIADACKKVLSKEVDGLIALCGTGIGASIAANRHKGIRAALCHDEFTAEMSRRHNNANVLVLGGRVLGKELATRIAQKWLNTSFEAGRHERRVGQLDTIV; this is translated from the coding sequence ATGAAAAAAATTGGCATCGCTTCCGATCACGGCGGATTCGAACTTAAAGAATTCCTTCGCAAAGAATTAGCGGACTCGATTGAGATCCTGGACTTGGGCGTAAAGGACGAGACTTCTGTGGATTATCCCTTGGTGATCGCAGACGCCTGCAAAAAAGTACTCTCTAAAGAAGTGGATGGACTGATCGCACTTTGTGGGACAGGGATCGGAGCTTCTATCGCAGCAAACCGTCATAAGGGGATCAGAGCTGCTCTTTGCCATGACGAATTCACTGCAGAAATGTCTCGCCGCCATAACAATGCAAACGTATTGGTATTAGGCGGAAGAGTTTTAGGCAAAGAACTTGCTACCCGCATCGCTCAGAAATGGCTGAATACTTCTTTCGAGGCTGGACGTCATGAAAGAAGGGTGGGTCAGTTAGATACCATCGTTTAA
- the serC gene encoding 3-phosphoserine/phosphohydroxythreonine transaminase has translation MSKFERRIYNFCAGPAMLPTPVMEKAASEFLNYRQSGMSIMEDSHRGKLFEEVLDISLSLLRELLSVPENYEIMFLSGGASLHFSALPLNLLKEGESADFAVTGIWAKKAMEEALRFNPVKKIYDGEDHKYTESPELNDSLVNPGAAYVYITSNNTLLGTRYATIPTITKAPLIADMTSEILSRKIDVSKFGAIFAGAQKNIGPSGLSVLIIRKDLLGRSGRTVPILMDYALTAKNRSMYNTPPTYSIYMAKLVFEWLKDLGGVEKIEKINEEKAKILYDYLETTSFYNAPVKPNSRSVMNVVFTLHDKNLESKFLAGAEERGLHGLEGHRLVGGLRASIYNSMPKEGVIALVEYMKEFEKKA, from the coding sequence ATGAGCAAATTTGAGCGCCGAATCTACAATTTTTGCGCAGGTCCTGCGATGCTTCCCACTCCAGTCATGGAGAAGGCAGCTTCCGAGTTTCTGAACTACCGCCAGTCCGGTATGTCCATCATGGAAGACAGTCATAGGGGAAAACTTTTTGAAGAAGTCCTGGACATATCTCTCTCCTTGCTCAGAGAATTATTATCTGTTCCGGAAAATTACGAAATTATGTTTCTTTCCGGAGGAGCAAGCCTTCACTTCTCCGCCCTGCCCTTAAATCTTCTGAAAGAGGGAGAGTCCGCCGATTTCGCGGTCACAGGTATCTGGGCAAAGAAGGCAATGGAAGAAGCCCTCAGGTTCAACCCGGTCAAAAAAATTTATGATGGAGAGGATCATAAATATACAGAGTCTCCCGAACTGAATGACTCCCTGGTAAATCCTGGAGCGGCTTACGTATATATCACTTCTAATAATACTTTATTAGGAACTCGTTATGCAACGATTCCTACTATCACCAAGGCTCCTCTTATAGCGGACATGACTTCCGAAATTCTTTCTAGAAAAATAGATGTGAGCAAGTTCGGTGCGATATTCGCGGGAGCGCAAAAGAATATCGGACCATCCGGCTTAAGTGTATTGATCATCCGCAAGGACCTGCTCGGTCGTTCCGGTAGAACCGTTCCGATATTGATGGATTATGCTCTTACCGCAAAAAATAGATCCATGTACAATACTCCTCCTACATATTCTATCTATATGGCCAAACTAGTATTCGAATGGTTAAAGGATCTAGGCGGAGTGGAGAAGATCGAAAAGATCAATGAGGAGAAGGCCAAAATTTTATACGATTATTTGGAAACCACTTCCTTCTATAATGCTCCGGTAAAACCGAATTCAAGATCCGTAATGAATGTCGTATTCACTCTCCATGACAAAAATTTAGAATCTAAGTTTTTAGCAGGAGCAGAAGAAAGAGGACTTCACGGATTAGAGGGTCACAGACTAGTCGGCGGCCTAAGAGCCTCCATCTATAATTCTATGCCTAAAGAAGGTGTGATTGCCCTTGTAGAATACATGAAGGAATTCGAGAAGAAGGCCTAA
- a CDS encoding P83/100 family protein — protein sequence MSRIRLAVFLIFFGSFSFPIFAQEGPKLGEKEVRSSGKVNFVNRSAARADEETKGSNARTGAGLSEALKKDPKSAASADGITAIRILPDEKEKKFGADLISIGKDADYGHINSIQRILSGYVKANFGYSEANSDTLATYILYYNAIHRKGADYVKRKYNTEVVKNAQNDKIGIGRRYTEWPGKTQIIIPIVFNVLSGDGKDLDTDELEKEVNKDLDKKKEGQDDKKKMNDLQNEKAEEEKRKLQDKKEENRKKQEDASNKERDAEREIQELNKDPVKNKQKITQKQEERKQAQQEQQKAKKEEQQLKEKEKEIAKKEESRKSDSKSSSSSSDSKSSSSGDSKKSEAKSDDNKSKEEIKQELKETKKELEAVKEEQKKKEEFDKNVVGGKILFLKTLKYTSDGHYSNELHALDPAKDDTIFKGDFNKICGRTFEVVDGKALVVGYESDHSAAHKLILIDQETLKPAVWSGDSVFWRSPMIIKGEEIYAFEERNGKYYLSRYDKGLKKTAGTEEEISPNSNVTFFGEKIYVTGKEEGSGKTEIAVFSKADLKLIKKIKP from the coding sequence ATGTCACGGATTCGACTGGCCGTATTTCTAATCTTCTTCGGAAGTTTTAGCTTTCCGATCTTCGCCCAAGAAGGGCCCAAACTTGGAGAAAAGGAAGTTCGTTCTTCCGGAAAAGTGAACTTCGTCAACAGATCTGCTGCAAGAGCGGACGAAGAGACAAAAGGAAGTAATGCAAGAACCGGAGCCGGGTTATCCGAGGCATTAAAAAAAGATCCTAAATCGGCAGCTTCTGCAGATGGGATCACAGCGATCCGAATTCTTCCCGATGAGAAAGAAAAAAAGTTCGGAGCGGATCTGATCAGCATCGGTAAGGACGCGGATTACGGACATATCAACTCCATCCAAAGGATATTATCCGGATATGTGAAAGCAAACTTCGGATATTCGGAAGCAAACTCCGATACATTAGCGACTTATATACTTTATTATAATGCGATCCATCGTAAAGGCGCAGATTATGTTAAACGTAAATACAATACCGAAGTCGTAAAGAACGCACAAAACGATAAGATCGGTATCGGTAGACGTTATACGGAATGGCCTGGAAAAACCCAGATCATTATCCCTATCGTCTTTAACGTTCTTTCCGGTGACGGAAAAGATCTGGATACCGACGAGCTGGAGAAAGAAGTCAATAAGGACCTGGATAAAAAGAAAGAAGGCCAAGACGATAAGAAAAAAATGAACGACCTTCAGAACGAGAAGGCTGAAGAAGAAAAACGTAAACTCCAGGACAAAAAAGAAGAGAATAGAAAAAAACAAGAAGATGCATCTAATAAAGAAAGAGATGCAGAAAGAGAGATCCAGGAACTGAATAAAGATCCTGTTAAGAACAAACAAAAGATCACTCAAAAACAAGAAGAGCGTAAACAGGCCCAACAAGAGCAGCAAAAGGCCAAAAAAGAAGAACAACAATTAAAGGAAAAAGAGAAGGAGATCGCTAAAAAGGAAGAATCTCGTAAATCCGATTCTAAGTCTTCCTCATCTTCTTCCGATTCCAAAAGTTCTTCATCCGGAGACTCTAAAAAATCGGAAGCTAAGTCCGACGACAATAAGTCCAAGGAAGAGATCAAACAAGAACTGAAAGAAACTAAAAAAGAGTTGGAAGCAGTTAAAGAAGAACAAAAGAAAAAAGAAGAATTCGACAAGAACGTTGTCGGAGGAAAAATTTTGTTCCTTAAAACCTTAAAGTACACTTCTGACGGACATTATAGCAATGAGCTGCACGCGTTAGATCCTGCTAAAGATGATACAATTTTCAAAGGTGACTTTAATAAGATCTGCGGACGCACATTCGAAGTAGTGGATGGAAAAGCTCTAGTAGTCGGTTACGAGTCCGATCACTCTGCTGCTCACAAACTCATCCTGATCGATCAAGAAACTTTAAAACCTGCGGTTTGGTCCGGAGACTCGGTATTCTGGCGTTCTCCAATGATCATCAAAGGAGAAGAGATCTATGCCTTTGAAGAAAGGAACGGAAAATATTATTTAAGCCGTTACGACAAAGGATTAAAGAAAACTGCAGGAACCGAGGAAGAGATCAGTCCGAACTCAAACGTTACTTTCTTCGGTGAAAAAATTTACGTTACCGGTAAAGAAGAAGGTTCCGGAAAAACGGAGATCGCAGTATTCAGTAAAGCGGATCTGAAATTGATCAAGAAGATCAAACCTTAA
- a CDS encoding DUF4345 family protein encodes MQTHSLSDQTGSLISWITKIFLALNLAVYAGFTIAFLLFPVPLANAIGYTIHSSAALADFRAMYSGLCFGVGLIVYYGLVKPEFKTQAILLSVASAGGLLVARLYTLFLDGPGNEYIYLSMATEIVSVFLGAWLLRKN; translated from the coding sequence ATGCAAACTCATTCACTTTCAGATCAAACCGGTTCACTTATAAGCTGGATCACTAAAATTTTTCTGGCATTAAACTTGGCGGTGTATGCAGGATTTACGATAGCCTTCCTTCTATTCCCGGTTCCATTAGCGAATGCGATCGGATATACGATCCATTCCAGCGCAGCACTTGCAGATTTCAGAGCAATGTATTCCGGTTTATGTTTCGGAGTCGGGCTGATTGTATATTATGGTTTAGTAAAGCCGGAGTTCAAAACCCAGGCAATTCTTCTTTCCGTTGCGAGTGCAGGAGGATTGTTAGTAGCAAGATTATACACTCTGTTCTTGGACGGACCGGGAAACGAATATATCTACTTGAGCATGGCTACTGAAATTGTTTCCGTATTCTTGGGAGCTTGGCTTTTAAGAAAAAATTAA
- a CDS encoding helix-turn-helix domain-containing protein, with protein MPELLGWFSDGMILFGGFLSFLLAIGEFPSDRKHRFQVLLSLTLVSLGFMQLSGSLVLNPNAGQDLNLKLWNLPLLYIPPAFAFLALLAFLEEDFRYKAVHSVFFLPFLICLGAVLFFRLVEYAGPYPSPSAEIHWKVQDPISGTGILYLGAGIFALSFVFPIFKILPQISELKFKILFGIFALDCLIVSVFGMIGLIFNPIFLKLALLTVTLAVSLVYYIRRKYFDFPETIRSDLAKVKYSRTRLDGLKIDPILEKLNLLFESEKIHRREDLSLAELAKELSLTTHQFSELINNKIGKGYFALINHHRIEDAKRLLSETDKTVLEIAMTVGFNNRSSFNEAFLKLTQKTPISYRKMCKPL; from the coding sequence ATGCCTGAGTTACTCGGATGGTTTTCAGACGGGATGATCCTCTTCGGAGGATTTCTTTCGTTTTTACTCGCAATCGGAGAATTTCCTTCCGACAGAAAACATAGATTCCAAGTTTTACTTTCTCTTACTCTGGTCTCCTTAGGTTTTATGCAGCTCTCCGGATCCTTGGTACTAAATCCGAATGCAGGGCAGGATCTAAACCTAAAACTCTGGAATCTTCCTCTTTTATATATTCCGCCTGCTTTTGCGTTTTTAGCTCTTCTAGCTTTTTTAGAAGAAGACTTCAGATATAAAGCGGTACATTCGGTCTTCTTCCTTCCATTCTTAATTTGTTTGGGAGCCGTTTTATTTTTTAGATTGGTAGAATATGCCGGACCTTACCCATCCCCTTCTGCAGAGATCCATTGGAAAGTACAAGATCCGATTTCAGGAACAGGGATCTTATACTTGGGTGCGGGGATTTTCGCCCTGAGTTTTGTTTTTCCGATCTTCAAGATACTCCCCCAAATCTCCGAACTGAAATTTAAGATCTTATTCGGGATATTTGCTCTAGATTGTTTGATCGTTTCCGTTTTCGGGATGATCGGACTGATATTCAATCCTATCTTTTTGAAACTTGCACTTTTGACTGTGACTCTTGCAGTCTCACTTGTATATTATATCCGCAGGAAATATTTCGATTTTCCGGAAACGATCCGTTCCGATCTGGCAAAGGTAAAATATTCCAGGACCAGATTAGACGGTCTGAAAATCGATCCTATATTAGAAAAACTAAACCTTCTATTCGAGTCGGAAAAGATCCATCGTAGAGAAGATCTGTCTTTGGCAGAGCTCGCAAAAGAATTATCCCTGACCACCCATCAGTTTTCGGAACTGATCAATAATAAGATCGGAAAAGGATATTTTGCACTCATCAACCATCATAGGATTGAAGACGCAAAAAGGCTGCTTTCAGAAACGGATAAAACCGTTTTGGAAATCGCAATGACAGTAGGTTTTAATAATCGTTCTTCTTTTAATGAGGCATTTTTAAAACTTACTCAAAAAACCCCTATTTCTTACAGAAAAATGTGTAAACCTTTATAA
- the fliE gene encoding flagellar hook-basal body complex protein FliE, translating into MNVDFNSKLWYTYNSGYSDSRYPLSPKGDKVSVKIEDQRHYGDVKEPVAPDYVAESFSEAMRNAFKSVNDLQVEADELTQKMVYDPNSVDAHEVMVASEKARVALTFTKTLADGVVRAYRDLTSMR; encoded by the coding sequence ATGAACGTAGATTTTAATTCTAAACTTTGGTACACCTATAACTCAGGATATTCCGATTCTCGTTATCCTCTCTCTCCTAAAGGAGACAAGGTTTCCGTAAAAATAGAAGACCAGCGTCATTACGGAGACGTAAAAGAGCCTGTTGCTCCGGACTATGTTGCTGAAAGTTTTTCAGAAGCAATGAGAAACGCATTCAAATCCGTAAACGATCTACAAGTAGAAGCGGACGAACTCACTCAAAAAATGGTATATGATCCGAATAGTGTGGATGCTCACGAAGTAATGGTCGCTTCTGAAAAAGCAAGAGTAGCACTTACATTCACTAAAACTCTAGCTGATGGAGTCGTAAGAGCTTATAGAGATCTTACTTCCATGAGATAA
- the flgC gene encoding flagellar basal body rod protein FlgC → MGLFSAVNISATGLSAQRLRMDVIGNNIANATTTRNTNGDGPFRRDRVILTPVNLRTKWKSPVYPFGLSPGEGKGVKVMKIEKDMSPLRLTYDPTHPDAIQIGPKKGYVEMPNVNIVTEMTDMISASRSYEANVQMINGSKAMFNKALEIGRA, encoded by the coding sequence ATGGGACTATTTAGCGCAGTTAATATCTCAGCAACCGGACTTTCCGCTCAAAGACTCCGTATGGATGTGATCGGGAACAATATCGCGAACGCAACGACGACCAGAAATACGAATGGAGACGGTCCTTTCCGCAGGGACAGAGTGATCCTAACTCCTGTAAATCTTAGAACCAAATGGAAAAGTCCTGTTTATCCTTTTGGTCTTTCTCCTGGAGAAGGTAAAGGTGTGAAAGTAATGAAAATCGAGAAGGATATGAGTCCTTTAAGATTAACTTACGATCCTACTCACCCCGACGCGATACAGATCGGACCTAAAAAAGGCTATGTAGAAATGCCGAACGTAAATATAGTCACCGAAATGACGGACATGATCTCTGCCTCCAGATCGTACGAGGCAAACGTCCAGATGATCAACGGCTCCAAGGCGATGTTCAACAAGGCCTTAGAGATCGGAAGAGCTTAA
- the flgB gene encoding flagellar basal body rod protein FlgB yields the protein MFQKTHFMKTQDLLEKGMNAASMKRKVLADNIANADVPHFKRSEVLFESMIKRALESEKIEASKAIPTRIEDERHISFFTPLDYKSVKPKANIDYLTTVRADGNNVDPEKEVMEASNSQMQYMMMVERLNANFRDLKNVMRLA from the coding sequence ATGTTCCAAAAAACACATTTCATGAAGACTCAGGACTTACTAGAGAAGGGAATGAACGCCGCCTCTATGAAAAGAAAAGTCCTCGCTGACAATATCGCAAATGCGGATGTTCCCCATTTTAAAAGAAGCGAAGTACTTTTCGAATCCATGATCAAAAGAGCATTGGAGTCCGAAAAGATAGAAGCTTCTAAAGCGATCCCAACCAGGATAGAAGACGAACGTCATATCTCCTTTTTTACTCCATTAGATTATAAATCCGTAAAGCCTAAGGCAAACATAGATTATCTGACCACGGTCAGAGCCGATGGGAATAACGTGGATCCTGAGAAAGAAGTGATGGAAGCTTCCAATTCCCAGATGCAATACATGATGATGGTCGAAAGACTGAATGCGAACTTCCGCGATTTGAAGAATGTGATGAGATTGGCTTAA
- a CDS encoding STAS domain-containing protein, protein MGENSEIIEIKPELTALFNDYYAFRNQLMDAIAKKPVKIVLDLGKIPVMNSISISSLVWFCKNAKLEGIEIDIREIHPDLMKTFEVLKIDEYFQRI, encoded by the coding sequence ATGGGTGAAAATTCGGAGATTATCGAGATCAAGCCGGAGCTGACTGCCCTTTTTAACGACTATTACGCATTTCGCAATCAGTTGATGGACGCAATCGCCAAAAAACCGGTTAAAATCGTCTTGGATCTGGGCAAAATTCCAGTGATGAATTCCATTTCGATCAGTTCCCTGGTTTGGTTTTGCAAAAACGCCAAGTTAGAAGGGATTGAGATCGATATAAGAGAGATACATCCGGATTTGATGAAAACTTTCGAAGTTCTCAAGATAGACGAATACTTTCAACGAATCTAA
- a CDS encoding LIC10301 family lipoprotein gives MKKILFSLAVLSLLIGCQPPLQERILGIWERTAVCTADGQCKNSEPGKAPKLSIFRPGLAIYENPEDPENQRKIEYEFYEKETKSREPELIFRFLNLGFDIRYIVKKANKETLELSNPDLNNTEIYKKLGPAPE, from the coding sequence ATGAAAAAAATTCTTTTTTCCTTAGCGGTCTTATCCTTACTCATAGGCTGTCAACCTCCTCTACAGGAGAGAATCTTAGGGATATGGGAAAGAACTGCCGTTTGTACAGCAGACGGACAGTGTAAAAATTCGGAGCCCGGTAAGGCTCCTAAACTTTCTATTTTCAGACCTGGACTTGCGATCTACGAAAATCCGGAAGATCCGGAAAACCAGCGCAAGATAGAATATGAATTTTATGAAAAAGAAACTAAGTCCAGAGAGCCTGAGCTTATATTTAGGTTTTTGAATCTAGGATTCGATATTCGTTATATCGTGAAAAAAGCGAATAAAGAAACTTTGGAGTTATCCAATCCGGATCTGAACAATACCGAAATTTATAAAAAATTAGGTCCTGCTCCCGAATGA